Proteins encoded by one window of Girardinichthys multiradiatus isolate DD_20200921_A chromosome 14, DD_fGirMul_XY1, whole genome shotgun sequence:
- the LOC124881301 gene encoding myozenin-2-like produces the protein MSQFSTMTTRERKMQAAAICREVQGQEDAHMDLGKKVSVPKDIMLEELSLASNRGSQLFKMRQRRSEKYTFESFQNETNNQLNSQTVFQIGNKSVTGSGDDSGVEQPCKVTSNVPETTMVPNPDTIAPGYGGPLKDIPPEKFNCTAVPKSYHSPWEQAIINDPALADTHVSSTPELVRQTNLPGYKSFNRVATPFGGFSKSPRPKPIAALQVETLPEIPTLHGECAPNRPSFNRAALGWVATSGSVTLPNVSLEPTLIPESEDL, from the exons ATGTCGCAGTTTTCCACCATGACAACCAGGGAAAGGAAAATGCAGGCAGCAGCGATCTGCAGGGAAGTTCAAGGACAGGAAG ATGCACACATGGACCTTGGGAAGAAAGTGAGTGTGCCCAAAGACATCATGCTGGAGGAGCTGTCTCTCGCCTCCAACCGGGGCTCCCAGCTCTTCAAAATGCGCCAGAGACGTTCAGAAAAATACACTTTTGAGAGCTTCCAAAATGAAACTAACAACCAACTAAAT AGCCAAACAGTTTTCCAGATTGGGAACAAGTCTGTCACAGGCAGTGGGGACGACTCAGGTGTCGAGCAGCCGTGTAAAGTGACATCCAACGTACCAGAAACCACAATGGTGCCAAATCCGGACACCATCGCCCCGG GATATGGAGGTCCTTTAAAAGACATCCCTCCAGAGAAGTTCAACTGTACTGCTGTGCCAAAGTCATACCACTCACCCTGGGAGCAGGCCATCATCAATGACCCTGCTTTGGCTGACACACATGTCTCTAGCACCCCTGAGCTGGTGCGCCAAACAAACCTACCAGGATACAAAAGCTTCAACAG GGTGGCAACCCCTTTTGGGGGTTTCAGCAAGTCGCCGAGACCCAAGCCCATTGCAGCCCTGCAGGTAGAGACACTCCCGGAGATCCCCACTCTCCATGGGGAGTGTGCTCCGAACAGGCCATCCTTCAATAGAGCGGCTCTGGGGTGGGTGGCTACCAGTGGCTCAGTCACACTCCCGAATGTTTCCCTCGAGCCCACACTCATCCCTGAGTCAGAAGACCTTTGA